The genomic stretch GGGTGATGCCCTTCATGCCGCCCAGGGCGACGTTGAGGGTGATGACCGCCCCCACCACCACCACGCCAACCCAGTAGGGCAGTCCCTTGTGTCCAGCGAACTCGATGTCCTTGAACACGTAGGCGAGGGTGGTCCCGGCACCCTTCATCTGGGGCATGGTGTAGAAAAAGCCGATGAAGAGGACAAAGATCACCGCGATCCTGCGGAAGACGGGCGAGTCATATCGTCCCTCGGCGAAGTCGGGGATGGTGTAGGCGCCAAAACGGCGCAGGGGCCCGGCGATGAACAGCAGGAGGAAGAGATAGCCGCAGGCGTAGCAGACCGGATACCACAGCGCGTCGTAGCCGGCCGACATGACCATGCCGGCCACGCCCATGAAGGAGGCGGCGCTCAGGTATTCGCCGGAGATGGCGGAGGCGTTCCAGCCCACGGAAACGCTGCGGCCGGCGACGAAGAAATCGGAGGCGGACTTGGAGGTTCGTGCCGATCGGAAGCCCATCCAGATCGTAACGGCAACCGTGACGACCGAGAAAGCGAGGATCCAAGGGTCGGGCATGGGTGCGGTGGCCAGTGGTCAGTGGCCAGTGGTCAGTGATTGGCGGGCGGTGGAACGTGCTTCGCGGACTTCGGCGTCCTCAAGGGCGATGCTGCGGCGAATGAAGAGCCAGGCGATGAGCCAGACGAAGGGGAAGAAGAGGACGCCCAGGATGAGCCACGTCAGGGTGAAGCCGCCAACCCGCGTCGCCATGAGGTCCGGCAGGAAGTAGTTGAGCAGGGGCAATCCGAGGAGCGCACCCAGGAAGGTGAGGGCGCAGGCTACCGACAGGCGGAGTTGTCGTCGCATCAGCGTGCGCAGGAAGGCCTCCGAGTGGAGGGCATCGCTACGGGAGGTTTCGGGGGGCTGCACGGACACCGTGTACCGGCTTGCGACCCTGCGGAGCAAGGTCGCCCCTTCGGAAAGTGAATCGCGGCCATCGAGGCCGAGAGCGTGGAATCGTTTTGCCGGGGGCGGCCGGATGGCGAAGACTCAAGGACCGCCTATGAAACGGTTCCTACCCTTCGTGCTGTCGCTCGGATTCGTTGCAGCCCAGGCCGCGGACACGCCCGAGCCGCGATTCCGTGCGGTGACCGTGGATGACCAGATTGCAATCGGGTACGGCCTCGCGATTGCCGACGTGGATGGGGACGGACGTCCGGACATCGTCCTTGCCGACAAATCGCAGGTCGTCTGGTACCGCAACCCCGGCTGGGAGAAGTTTGTGATCGCCGAGCAGTTGACGCCGCTCGACAACGTCTGTGTGGCGGCGGCCGACGTGGACGGCGATGGCAAGGCGGAGATCGCGGTCGGAGCCGGGTGGAATCCCGGCGACACGGTGAACAGCGGAGCGCTGTTCTACCTGCTGCCGCCTGCGGACCGCACTCAGCGGTGGGAGCCGATCGCGTTGCCCCATGAGCCGACCATGCACCGGATTCAGTGGGCCAGGGACTGGCAGGGGCAAATGACCCTGCTTTCGGTACCGTTGCATGGGCGGGGAAATGACCCGGCCAAGGGCGAGGGCGCCGGCGTGCGCATCCAGCGGTACCGCCCGCCCGGGGACCCGAGCCAACCTTGGGAGGTGACGACGCTCGATGAGTCCCTGAACAAGACGCACAATTTCGATGTGGTGGCCTGGGACGACGATCCGGCGCCGGAGGTGCTCGTGGGCGCCCGGCAGGGGGTGTTCCTTCTCGACTGGTCCAGGGAATCGCGATCCAACGTCCGGATTCCCATCGCGAGTGATGTCGGGGGCGGGGCCGGGGAGGTCCGGATGGGGCGCCTGGGATCCGGCCGATTTGTGGCGGCGGTGGAGCCCATGCATGGCAATACCCTGGCGTTGTACCGGCCGTCCCCAGCGGGCGGCACGAATTTGTGGACGCGCCGGGTGCTCGATGAAGCCTTGGTGGACGGCCACGCGCTGGTGTGCGGGGACTTCCTCGGGATTGGGCGGGACCAGGTTGTCGTGGGCTGGCGGGCGATGAACCGACCCGGAGTCCGGGTCGGCATCAAGATGTACATCCCCGAGGACGATCAGGGAGCGCGGTGGCGGGAGGTGTTGCTCGATGACAACGGCATGGCCTGCGAGGATCTCAGGGCGGCGGATCTGGACGGGGATGGACACCTCGACCTCATCGCCGCCGGGCGGGCGACGAAGAACGTGAAGATCTACCTGAACGAGCGGTAGAACCCCGGGCCCCTCGAAACCGGAGCCCGGGAGTCAGGTCCAGAGCTGCCGGTCGAGGGAGCGGTACTGGACGGCTTCAAACACGTGGTCGGAGCCGACGGCATCCTCGCCGGCGAGGTCGGCGATGGTGCGGGCGACCTTGAGGATGCGGTCGTGGGCGCGTGCACTGAGGTGCAGGTCGTTTACGGCGTGTCCCAGGAGGGTGATGGTCGTCGTATCGAGGCGGACGTGTTGCTTGAGTTCCCGGGGGCCCATGCGGGCATTGCAGGTGACTCTTCCGCCGCGGAACCGGCGCTGCTGGCACTCGCGCGCCGCGGTGACGCGGGCGCGGACGACGCTGCTGGTCTCTCCGGGCGCGGCGCGGCTGAGGTCGGTGAACTTCACAGGCGGCACCTCGATGTGCAGATCAATGCGGTCCAGCAGGGGGCCTGAAATCCTTCCGAGGTAGTTTTGGATTTCCTTGGGGGAGGATCGGCTTTCGGCGGGCATCTTGCCGTCCGGCGTTGGATTCATCGCGGCGACCAGCATGAACTGGGAAGGAAAGGTCATGGTGCCGGCCGCCCGGGAGATCGTCACCCGCCCTTCCTCCAGCGGTTGCCGCATGGTTTCCAGCACGGAGCGGCGGAACTCGGGCAGTTCGTCGAGGAAAAGCACGCCGTGGTGGGCCAGGGACACCTCCCCGGGTGTCGGATTCATGCTGCCGCCGAGCAGGCCGGCATCGCTGGCGGTGTGATGGGGGGAACGGAACGGGCGGGTGGTGACCAGGGCGCATCCGGTCGGCAACTGACCGCAGATGCTGTGGATCTGGGTTGTTTCGAGGGCCTCCTCCAGTGTCAGCGGCGGGAGAATGGTCGGCAGCCGCCGGGCCAGCATGCTCTTGCCCGTTCCCGGCGGTCCGATGAGGAGCAGGTTGTGGCCGCCGGCCGCGGCGATTTCGAGGGCGCGCTTCACCGACTCCTGGCCGCGCACGTCGGCAAGGTCCACGTCGTCCGGTGGCGGTTGTGCAAAGAGCGCGGCGACATCCACCCGCACTGGGGCGAGCTCCACCACGCCCTCCAGGAAGAATGCGGCTTCGCGCAGGTTTCCCACCGGGATGACGTCGAGTCCCGAGACCACCGCCGCCTCGGAGGCGTTCTCGCAGGGCACGAGCACACCGCGACAGCCCCGGGCCCGTGCGTGCAGTGCGATGGGCAGGACACCGCGGACCGGTCGGACGGCGCCGGTGAGGGCCAGTTCGCCGACCATGACGTACTCCTGCAGACTGCGGGGTTGAATCTGTTCGGTTGCGGCGAGGATGCCGAGACCGATGGGGAGATCGAAGCTGGGACCCTCCTTCCGCGAGTCCGCCGGGGCCAGGTTGATGGTCGTGCGGCCCATCGGGAATTTGAATCCGGAGTTGGTGACGGCCGTGAGCACCCGGTCGCGGGACTCCTTCACGGCGGCATCGGGCAGCCCGACGATGACGATCGTGGTGGTCCCGAAGCTGGAATCCACCTCGACTTCCACCGGTGAGGCTTCGACTCCCTGCACCGTGGCGGCACGAATCTGGGCGAGCACTCCAGCAGGCTGCCGGCGTCCGCCGACAAGGGTCAAGCCACCGCGCCCCCTGGAGCCCTCGCCAGATTTGGGGGGAGACAGACCCACCGGAGGTCAGTGATCTGCGGACGATTGTCTCTCCGCAAGGGGAGGGCTCGGATCATTTCGGAGGCGTTGGAATTCGTCCTCGGTCAGAACCGTGATTCCGAGTTTGCGGGCCTTCTCCAGTTTGGATCCGGGATCGTCCCCGGCGAGCACGTAGTCCGTCTTGCGACTGACGGATGAGGCGACCCGCCCGCCCATCGCTTCGATGGCTTCGGTGGCCTGCTCACGCGTGAGCGTCGGCAGGGTGCCGGTGAGCACCAGGGTCTTGCCGGAGAACGGACCTGCCGTGGGGGCGTCCACCGGACGGTAAATGGCCGACTGGAGATTTAATCCGGC from Verrucomicrobiia bacterium encodes the following:
- a CDS encoding DUF485 domain-containing protein encodes the protein MQPPETSRSDALHSEAFLRTLMRRQLRLSVACALTFLGALLGLPLLNYFLPDLMATRVGGFTLTWLILGVLFFPFVWLIAWLFIRRSIALEDAEVREARSTARQSLTTGH
- a CDS encoding VCBS repeat-containing protein produces the protein MKRFLPFVLSLGFVAAQAADTPEPRFRAVTVDDQIAIGYGLAIADVDGDGRPDIVLADKSQVVWYRNPGWEKFVIAEQLTPLDNVCVAAADVDGDGKAEIAVGAGWNPGDTVNSGALFYLLPPADRTQRWEPIALPHEPTMHRIQWARDWQGQMTLLSVPLHGRGNDPAKGEGAGVRIQRYRPPGDPSQPWEVTTLDESLNKTHNFDVVAWDDDPAPEVLVGARQGVFLLDWSRESRSNVRIPIASDVGGGAGEVRMGRLGSGRFVAAVEPMHGNTLALYRPSPAGGTNLWTRRVLDEALVDGHALVCGDFLGIGRDQVVVGWRAMNRPGVRVGIKMYIPEDDQGARWREVLLDDNGMACEDLRAADLDGDGHLDLIAAGRATKNVKIYLNER
- a CDS encoding YifB family Mg chelatase-like AAA ATPase; its protein translation is MLAQIRAATVQGVEASPVEVEVDSSFGTTTIVIVGLPDAAVKESRDRVLTAVTNSGFKFPMGRTTINLAPADSRKEGPSFDLPIGLGILAATEQIQPRSLQEYVMVGELALTGAVRPVRGVLPIALHARARGCRGVLVPCENASEAAVVSGLDVIPVGNLREAAFFLEGVVELAPVRVDVAALFAQPPPDDVDLADVRGQESVKRALEIAAAGGHNLLLIGPPGTGKSMLARRLPTILPPLTLEEALETTQIHSICGQLPTGCALVTTRPFRSPHHTASDAGLLGGSMNPTPGEVSLAHHGVLFLDELPEFRRSVLETMRQPLEEGRVTISRAAGTMTFPSQFMLVAAMNPTPDGKMPAESRSSPKEIQNYLGRISGPLLDRIDLHIEVPPVKFTDLSRAAPGETSSVVRARVTAARECQQRRFRGGRVTCNARMGPRELKQHVRLDTTTITLLGHAVNDLHLSARAHDRILKVARTIADLAGEDAVGSDHVFEAVQYRSLDRQLWT